In one window of Canis aureus isolate CA01 chromosome 36, VMU_Caureus_v.1.0, whole genome shotgun sequence DNA:
- the RNF228 gene encoding RING finger protein 228: protein MAAPASDSGGHRSPTGRRGGAAGAGEAAAAGVLPPLEDYECKICYNYFDADRRAPKLLACLHTFCQECLRQLQLRAAPAPPAPPAAAAAPERPPRPPPWLGPPGAIACPVCRHRTPLPDSRVHGLPVNTKLADAFPLALRAAHDPLPQDRLPPAAPASAPAPAPAPAPPAEDAARPPRARLRAPGAYDSCQDCKRAALTAGCVCVVFSFLSMVVLLFTGLIFVNHYGGGGGGGGGGPPGGAAPPGAAPGPGSPSPSPVGPICLSVASILALFSVVVTWVICWLKYRPEGAAAGSAGGGGGGPRARAAAGGARRSDT from the coding sequence ATGGCCGCGCCGGCGAGCGACAGCGGCGGCCACCGGAGCCCGACCGGCAGGCGCGGGGGCGCGGCAGGCGCCGGGGAGGCCGCGGCCGCGGGGGTCCTCCCGCCGCTCGAGGACTACGAGTGCAAGATCTGCTACAACTACTTCGACGCGGACCGGCGCGCGCCCAAGCTGCTGGCCTGCCTGCACACCTTCTGCCAGGAGTGCCTGCGCCAGCTGCAGCtccgcgccgcccccgcgccccccgcgccccccgccgccgccgccgcgcctgagcgccccccgcgcccgccgccctgGCTCGGCCCGCCCGGCGCCATCGCCTGCCCCGTGTGCCGCCACCGCACCCCGCTGCCCGACAGCCGCGTGCACGGCCTGCCCGTCAACACCAAGCTCGCCGACGCCTTCCCGCTGGCCCTGCGCGCCGCGCACGACCCGCTGCCCCAGGACCGcctcccgcccgccgccccggcctcggccccggcccccgcccccgcccccgccccgcccgcggaggacgccgcccgcccgccccgcgcccgcctgcGCGCCCCGGGCGCCTACGACAGCTGCCAGGACTGCAAGCGCGCCGCGCTCACCGCCGGCTGCGTGTGCGTcgtcttctccttcctctccatgGTGGTGCTGCTCTTCACCGGCCTCATCTTCGTCAACCACtacgggggcggcggcgggggcggcgggggcggccctcCCGGAGGCGCGGCGCCCCCTGGAGCTGCCCCGGGGCCCGGGTCGCCCTCGCCGTCGCCCGTGGGGCCCATCTGCCTGTCGGTGGCCAGCATCCTGGCGCTCTTCTCGGTCGTCGTCACCTGGGTCATCTGCTGGCTCAAGTACCGGCCCGAGGGCGCGGCCGCGGGctcggcggggggcggcgggggcggcccgagggcgcgggcggcggcgggcggcgcaaGGAGGAGCGACACGTAG